The Armatimonadota bacterium genome includes a region encoding these proteins:
- the lptB gene encoding LPS export ABC transporter ATP-binding protein, with protein sequence MEIITDNLVKTYRGRNVVNGVSLHIQQGEIVGLLGPNGAGKTTTFYMIVGLVKPTSGKVYLEGKDITDLPMYMRARRGIGYLAQEPSVFRKLTVTENIQLVLEMHGIPKKTRAARIKELLSELKLEQVKDYKGYMLSGGERRRVEIARALAVSPKFLLLDEPFTGVDPISIGDIQDIIADLRKKDIGIIITDHNVRETLAITDRAYIISDGKIMTSGSSSELPNDPIARQYYLGERYVI encoded by the coding sequence TTGGAGATTATCACTGACAATCTAGTAAAAACTTACAGGGGAAGAAATGTAGTTAACGGTGTCTCATTGCACATCCAGCAAGGAGAGATCGTCGGCCTTTTGGGTCCAAATGGTGCCGGCAAAACCACGACATTCTATATGATTGTGGGCCTAGTCAAACCTACTTCAGGCAAAGTTTACCTTGAGGGCAAGGATATTACAGACCTCCCGATGTACATGCGTGCACGACGAGGAATTGGCTACCTTGCACAAGAACCATCGGTATTCCGCAAGCTTACAGTCACAGAAAATATCCAGCTTGTGCTCGAAATGCACGGCATACCCAAGAAGACTCGGGCCGCCCGTATAAAGGAACTCCTTTCCGAGCTTAAACTTGAGCAGGTGAAGGACTACAAAGGCTACATGCTTTCAGGGGGAGAGAGGAGGCGTGTCGAAATTGCTCGAGCACTAGCAGTATCTCCCAAGTTCCTCCTCTTAGATGAACCTTTCACCGGGGTTGACCCAATTTCAATTGGCGATATCCAAGACATTATCGCCGATTTACGAAAGAAAGACATCGGCATTATCATAACAGACCACAATGTCCGAGAGACGCTTGCCATAACCGACCGTGCGTATATTATTTCCGATGGCAAAATAATGACATCGGGTTCGTCAAGTGAATTGCCGAACGATCCGATCGCCAGGCAATACTACCTAGGCGAGAGGTACGTTATTTGA
- a CDS encoding uroporphyrinogen decarboxylase family protein: MIFLTPRERAVAAFELHEPDDIVPTFELQFQLAEWLLGKKHISQEELDMASGAERDRLLHENAELYLEEAERLDYSLINVSMGPRKFEDLIETIKILRRLAGNKYMITAHADGTMAIPNGQNMMDVAIRLAEKADEVHEELRRNADSTIEYAKKLVDAGAECFAMCADYCFNDGPFLSPRMFREFVTPYLAYIIAAMREMGAYTIKHTDGNIMPILDQLVECRPHAIHSIDPQAGVDLKKVKNLVGDKVALCGNVSCAILQTGTVEDVIRDSERALRDGMPGGGFFFCTSNTPFVGMPLENYLAMLDVRKRLGTYRKCCE; encoded by the coding sequence GTGATTTTCTTGACGCCACGAGAACGAGCAGTCGCAGCTTTTGAACTTCATGAGCCGGACGACATTGTTCCGACGTTTGAGCTCCAATTTCAACTTGCTGAGTGGTTGCTAGGAAAGAAGCATATTTCACAAGAGGAGCTCGACATGGCTTCCGGCGCTGAACGAGATAGGCTCCTCCATGAAAATGCAGAGCTTTACTTGGAAGAGGCTGAACGGCTGGATTATTCACTGATTAACGTATCCATGGGACCGAGAAAATTTGAAGATTTAATTGAAACTATAAAGATACTACGCAGGCTTGCTGGCAATAAGTATATGATTACAGCGCATGCCGATGGGACTATGGCAATCCCAAATGGCCAGAATATGATGGATGTGGCTATTAGGCTTGCCGAAAAAGCTGACGAAGTGCATGAGGAGCTTCGGAGGAATGCTGATTCGACAATCGAATATGCAAAGAAGCTTGTTGACGCTGGCGCAGAATGTTTTGCTATGTGCGCAGATTACTGTTTTAACGATGGACCATTTCTTTCGCCACGCATGTTTCGCGAGTTCGTGACCCCTTACCTTGCTTATATCATTGCCGCAATGCGTGAAATGGGCGCGTATACGATAAAGCATACTGATGGCAATATCATGCCGATACTTGACCAACTTGTCGAATGCCGGCCGCATGCAATCCACTCAATTGATCCGCAAGCTGGCGTTGACCTTAAAAAGGTCAAGAATCTCGTTGGCGATAAGGTTGCTCTCTGCGGGAATGTAAGTTGTGCAATTCTCCAGACGGGCACGGTTGAGGATGTGATTCGTGATTCCGAGCGTGCTCTTCGTGATGGAATGCCTGGCGGGGGCTTCTTCTTCTGTACAAGCAACACCCCCTTTGTAGGAATGCCTCTTGAAAATTACCTAGCAATGCTTGATGTAAGAAAGCGGCTTGGAACCTATAGAAAATGCTGTGAGTAG
- a CDS encoding S-layer homology domain-containing protein: MKKLAILIAATVIFGAAGLALAQEFPDVPPDHWAYDAVQQLVDAGIIVGYPDGTFAGKRAMTRYEFAEALARAIPAIVEKATAAGGVQGPPGPAGPAGPPGPEGKPGVGAEELAALKKLVDEFRDELAALGVDVEAVRRDVAALNERVSALEAEVGRVRLTGEANAIALGDVVNEGAAVDRDSRPLGVQGAATPDNPLANSRFLPDFQLGITGRVSNAQAVKALVVAGDYLNYAIGSVDDFTLWNAYFDGAMKLGPLGTTQLLVGRFPLQLTPLTMKFVDPDSYTNVSILDSGNYLLDGGSATFNLGKVALTAFAGKAVSSVADLITPDLQGDIEVSQLGGARAVIGISEGNNLGLTYYQAGLAPSVGREQVFGADVNLTFGNLGFAAEWAQTDPNDTLTAINPALDDDNTAWNAKLSWQTGNLAIAGGFSTIEASYNAPGYWSRLGRAVNLANVEGPMASLNYTLTSKISLSAEGQFLEPSDDAVAITGRSAINQGAVVSASGLDKITYWRAGLKYGLTSANTIDLGWEQVNWEPATGSDTEERYISIGIGHSINPNASLKLLYQIIEYEQGVPSPYGTAGSDYRGGKAAAQFQLKF; the protein is encoded by the coding sequence ATGAAAAAACTAGCGATTCTGATTGCTGCTACCGTCATTTTCGGTGCAGCAGGCCTAGCATTAGCTCAGGAATTTCCTGATGTCCCGCCTGATCACTGGGCATACGACGCTGTGCAGCAGCTCGTAGATGCGGGAATCATAGTGGGCTACCCTGACGGCACATTTGCAGGAAAGCGCGCCATGACCCGCTACGAGTTTGCTGAGGCATTGGCGAGAGCCATCCCAGCAATCGTCGAGAAGGCGACTGCCGCGGGTGGAGTTCAGGGACCTCCGGGACCTGCCGGACCTGCCGGACCTCCGGGACCTGAGGGTAAGCCTGGCGTCGGAGCTGAAGAGCTGGCGGCACTCAAGAAGCTTGTTGACGAGTTCCGCGATGAGCTTGCCGCTTTAGGCGTGGATGTAGAAGCCGTTCGCAGAGACGTGGCAGCGCTTAACGAGCGCGTCTCGGCTCTCGAAGCCGAGGTAGGCCGCGTCAGGCTGACAGGTGAGGCCAATGCGATCGCCCTTGGCGATGTCGTGAACGAAGGCGCTGCTGTAGACAGAGACAGCAGACCGTTAGGTGTTCAGGGCGCCGCAACGCCTGACAACCCGCTTGCCAATTCAAGATTCCTGCCGGACTTCCAGCTCGGAATCACAGGCAGGGTGAGCAATGCTCAGGCAGTCAAGGCCCTAGTAGTTGCCGGAGACTACCTGAACTATGCAATTGGCTCTGTGGATGACTTTACACTCTGGAATGCATATTTTGACGGAGCGATGAAGCTCGGGCCTCTCGGCACCACCCAGCTATTGGTTGGACGATTCCCACTCCAGCTTACGCCGTTGACCATGAAGTTCGTGGATCCTGACAGCTACACAAACGTCAGCATCCTCGACTCGGGCAACTACTTGCTCGATGGTGGAAGCGCGACCTTCAATCTCGGCAAGGTTGCACTTACTGCATTTGCTGGCAAGGCTGTGAGCAGCGTCGCCGACCTAATCACTCCTGATCTTCAGGGTGACATCGAGGTATCACAGCTTGGGGGCGCAAGGGCCGTCATTGGCATTTCAGAGGGCAACAACCTCGGTCTGACATACTACCAGGCTGGCCTTGCTCCGTCAGTTGGTCGTGAGCAAGTATTCGGCGCCGACGTAAACCTAACATTTGGCAATCTTGGGTTTGCAGCCGAATGGGCACAGACCGACCCCAATGATACGCTGACAGCGATCAATCCTGCACTGGACGACGACAACACAGCTTGGAATGCCAAGCTGAGCTGGCAGACCGGGAACCTCGCCATAGCTGGTGGATTCTCCACCATCGAAGCGAGCTACAATGCCCCGGGCTACTGGTCCAGACTGGGTCGTGCTGTGAACCTCGCTAACGTCGAAGGCCCGATGGCAAGCCTGAACTACACGCTGACCTCAAAGATCAGCCTTTCCGCCGAGGGGCAGTTCCTCGAGCCAAGCGACGATGCCGTAGCAATCACTGGCCGCAGCGCCATCAACCAAGGCGCGGTTGTTAGCGCTTCTGGCCTAGACAAGATTACATACTGGCGAGCCGGACTGAAATATGGTCTGACTTCTGCCAATACAATCGATCTAGGTTGGGAGCAAGTGAACTGGGAGCCGGCAACCGGTAGCGATACCGAGGAAAGATATATCTCCATCGGTATTGGGCATTCGATTAACCCGAATGCAAGCCTGAAGCTGCTCTATCAGATCATCGAGTATGAGCAGGGCGTGCCTTCTCCTTATGGCACCGCAGGCAGCGACTACCGTGGTGGCAAGGCTGCTGCCCAGTTCCAGCTCAAGTTCTAA
- a CDS encoding LptF/LptG family permease produces MKTLDKYILLELIGPFFFGVAAFTSLMFAGKELFKITELLAEYHAPLLKAAQLVMLHLPSLVVMTLPMAMLLAALLGFGRLSSDSETVALFAGGISLYRIAIPVIAMSLFVTAGSFVLNEMVVPVSNAQHEAIRRKLTNEPLTSDKPFWVISANNGITNMVFYVQKGFNASTGTLRNVAIIQYWNNKPAIFIYANEAIWKGDNEWILKNGYSQNLGSGTTVIVPFRESKTREIKIDKTPEQLALYQHKYDELSFSQLRDYIRMLQEQGADVSEYRVRLYQKIAVPLASLVFALIGTPLGLRPHRSSSAMGLGLSIVIIFAYWVFTHYMFILGRNGTISPAAASFFPTLVGVVAGIALIVRAAK; encoded by the coding sequence ATGAAAACGTTAGACAAATATATACTATTAGAGCTGATTGGGCCGTTCTTTTTCGGAGTTGCCGCTTTTACCAGCTTGATGTTTGCAGGTAAGGAGCTCTTTAAAATAACTGAGCTTCTTGCCGAATACCACGCTCCGCTCCTCAAAGCGGCACAGCTCGTTATGCTTCATCTGCCGTCGCTAGTGGTAATGACGCTCCCAATGGCAATGCTACTTGCGGCACTTCTAGGCTTTGGTCGGCTATCGAGCGACAGCGAGACCGTGGCACTCTTTGCTGGCGGCATAAGCTTATATCGAATAGCAATACCAGTTATCGCAATGTCCTTATTTGTAACTGCAGGAAGTTTTGTGCTAAATGAAATGGTTGTCCCCGTTTCAAATGCCCAGCACGAAGCAATCCGGCGCAAACTGACAAACGAACCGCTTACCAGCGACAAACCTTTTTGGGTAATCTCGGCCAATAACGGAATCACAAATATGGTTTTTTATGTCCAGAAAGGATTTAATGCATCAACAGGCACCTTACGCAACGTAGCAATAATCCAATATTGGAATAACAAGCCAGCAATATTCATCTACGCCAATGAGGCCATCTGGAAAGGCGATAATGAATGGATTCTAAAAAACGGATACTCACAAAACCTTGGCTCTGGCACAACGGTAATAGTGCCTTTTCGAGAATCAAAGACACGAGAAATCAAGATTGACAAGACACCGGAACAACTGGCTCTTTACCAGCATAAATATGATGAGCTTAGTTTCTCGCAGCTTAGGGACTATATTCGCATGCTCCAGGAACAGGGAGCGGACGTCAGCGAATACAGGGTCCGACTTTATCAAAAAATCGCTGTACCTCTTGCAAGCCTGGTATTTGCCTTAATTGGAACGCCACTTGGCTTGCGGCCCCATCGAAGCAGTTCAGCGATGGGTTTGGGTCTATCAATAGTTATCATATTTGCATATTGGGTGTTTACCCATTACATGTTCATTTTGGGACGAAATGGGACTATCTCACCCGCCGCAGCTAGCTTCTTTCCCACGCTAGTAGGGGTGGTTGCCGGCATAGCGCTTATTGTGCGTGCCGCAAAATAG
- the queG gene encoding tRNA epoxyqueuosine(34) reductase QueG: MHNSPAHLSSAIKSYALELGFHAVGITSAEPFDEAEHALIERFERGFLNGTSFNPETIRLYTHPRESFPMAQSIISVALSYLTSETERQSLRTDVPRGFIARFARGRDYHLVLQERLALLAKVIKSKVQTSVQIYSIVDTGPLLDRSVAIRAGIGSRGKNTCVYVGEYKSWVVLGELVTNLELMPDKPGLLDICGECDACMKACPTNAIRAPFKVDVRICLSYITQMKGFIPFPLREKLGNRIYGCDTCQTACPLNKNAKIVNVVDFQTPPSSSKTSSVALAHEERDTSESYLASSGFGAHPELIPLLNISPAEFKRQIGPTTVGWIGRTRFRRNIAVALGNIGDEAAVPSLIEALSDPKPVIRAHAAWALGKIGTLPAKNALESALYRETDAMVSTEIRSALDY; encoded by the coding sequence ATGCACAATTCACCGGCGCACCTCAGCTCCGCAATCAAGTCTTATGCCCTCGAACTTGGCTTTCACGCAGTGGGAATCACCAGTGCGGAGCCATTTGACGAAGCTGAGCACGCCCTCATCGAGCGCTTTGAACGAGGATTTCTTAACGGAACTAGCTTTAACCCCGAAACAATAAGGTTATACACTCACCCGCGCGAGTCGTTCCCAATGGCCCAGTCAATTATCTCAGTCGCTCTCTCCTATCTAACTAGCGAAACCGAACGCCAGTCTCTGCGTACTGACGTACCTCGCGGGTTTATCGCAAGGTTCGCCCGAGGACGCGACTATCATCTTGTTCTGCAAGAAAGACTAGCATTACTCGCAAAGGTGATAAAAAGCAAAGTACAAACCTCGGTTCAAATTTACTCAATTGTGGATACGGGTCCGCTCCTGGACCGTTCGGTCGCAATTCGAGCGGGTATTGGCTCGCGTGGAAAAAATACGTGCGTCTATGTTGGAGAATACAAATCATGGGTTGTGCTTGGCGAGCTTGTCACAAATCTTGAGCTAATGCCAGACAAACCTGGCTTGCTTGATATTTGCGGAGAATGTGATGCATGTATGAAAGCATGTCCTACAAATGCAATACGCGCTCCGTTTAAAGTGGATGTGCGAATTTGCCTCTCATATATCACGCAAATGAAGGGATTTATTCCGTTTCCTCTTCGCGAGAAACTCGGTAATAGAATATATGGATGCGATACTTGCCAAACCGCTTGCCCATTAAATAAAAATGCAAAAATAGTAAATGTTGTCGATTTCCAAACGCCGCCGTCCTCATCCAAGACCTCTTCAGTCGCTCTGGCGCACGAGGAAAGAGATACTTCCGAGTCTTATCTAGCATCCTCAGGATTTGGCGCCCACCCAGAGCTGATTCCTCTGCTGAACATTTCACCTGCGGAGTTTAAGAGACAGATTGGTCCAACAACAGTAGGGTGGATTGGGCGTACGCGATTCCGTCGTAACATAGCAGTAGCACTTGGAAACATTGGTGACGAAGCGGCAGTTCCCAGCCTCATCGAAGCCCTCTCAGACCCTAAGCCAGTGATACGAGCTCACGCCGCCTGGGCACTTGGCAAAATTGGCACTTTGCCTGCAAAGAACGCTCTTGAATCTGCGCTATACCGGGAAACCGATGCAATGGTCTCGACTGAGATTCGTTCCGCCTTAGACTATTAA
- a CDS encoding Na+:solute symporter yields MVTGHLHVIDWIFIVGYIAFAIGLGLYHSRKAKESIKEYFASGQDAPWWILGTSIVATTFAADTPLAVSGLVVRRGIAGNWYWWNGALMGMFAVFFFSRFWRRANVLTDTELAELRYSGKSAAVLRGFRALYFGLPYNCIIMGWVNLAMAKIITVTLGLPDTPETKFWAVTFCFFLTLVYTALAGITGVMLTDFMQFILAMFTSVLIAVLAVIRIGGMDVVLQKIGEIYGHSQANSMTSIIPTTVEGAMMPIGFFLIYVGLQWWTSGNTDGGGYAAQRLISAKNEKHAMLGYLWYNIAHFCLRPWPWIVVGLVAAVMFPCRPDATGALVPDPEQGYIKVMVNVLPVGILGLALAAFFAAYMSTVDTQMNWGASYLINDFYKRFIARNKQEKHYVLASVVATVIIALFGAIVTFLMQSIVSGWELLTQIVAGIGVVYILRWYWWRVNAWSELSALATSFVTAIILKIFASPWFAAKYLTVEKLASMPQWLGSTLKFLHTMVFPTTLLVLVPVCTIVWLLVTFLTKPVDDATLIEFYKRVRPPGPGWNRIRKLMENDAPYPIGSIKKNLVSYIIGIVSVYSALFGIGRLILGPWSVGLALLAVSVIGGFLLSRRLSEEKFA; encoded by the coding sequence GTGGTTACTGGTCATCTTCATGTCATAGATTGGATTTTCATTGTTGGATATATTGCATTCGCCATTGGACTGGGGCTTTATCATTCGAGAAAAGCCAAAGAATCTATTAAGGAATATTTCGCGTCGGGGCAGGACGCACCGTGGTGGATACTTGGCACATCAATCGTCGCCACTACCTTTGCTGCAGATACCCCACTCGCAGTGAGCGGCCTTGTCGTTCGGCGCGGAATAGCAGGCAATTGGTATTGGTGGAATGGTGCACTGATGGGCATGTTTGCCGTCTTTTTCTTTTCGCGGTTTTGGCGGAGAGCGAATGTCTTGACGGACACAGAGCTTGCCGAGCTTCGCTATAGTGGCAAATCAGCGGCTGTACTCCGCGGTTTCCGTGCTTTATATTTTGGCTTGCCATACAACTGTATAATCATGGGCTGGGTTAATCTAGCGATGGCGAAAATTATTACTGTTACGCTAGGGTTACCCGATACGCCCGAAACAAAGTTCTGGGCAGTAACTTTTTGCTTCTTTTTAACGCTTGTCTATACAGCCCTTGCAGGAATCACAGGCGTCATGCTTACCGATTTCATGCAGTTTATCCTGGCAATGTTTACGTCCGTGCTAATAGCTGTGCTAGCTGTTATACGGATTGGCGGAATGGATGTTGTTCTCCAAAAAATTGGTGAAATATATGGTCATTCACAAGCCAATTCGATGACGTCTATCATACCAACCACAGTTGAAGGTGCGATGATGCCCATTGGTTTCTTCTTAATCTATGTTGGCCTTCAATGGTGGACAAGTGGAAATACCGACGGCGGTGGGTATGCCGCTCAGCGTTTGATTTCTGCAAAGAATGAGAAACATGCAATGCTAGGGTATTTGTGGTATAACATAGCGCATTTCTGCCTTCGCCCTTGGCCATGGATTGTCGTTGGTCTGGTGGCCGCCGTAATGTTCCCATGCCGGCCTGATGCGACAGGCGCTCTAGTACCTGACCCTGAACAAGGCTATATTAAGGTTATGGTGAACGTTCTGCCAGTTGGAATTTTAGGACTAGCATTAGCTGCGTTTTTTGCAGCGTATATGTCAACCGTTGATACCCAGATGAACTGGGGTGCCTCGTATTTGATTAATGATTTCTACAAGCGGTTCATCGCGAGGAATAAACAAGAGAAACATTATGTTTTGGCATCTGTGGTTGCAACTGTGATTATTGCATTGTTTGGCGCTATCGTTACCTTCCTGATGCAGTCAATCGTCAGCGGATGGGAGTTGCTCACTCAAATCGTCGCCGGAATTGGTGTCGTTTATATTCTCCGCTGGTATTGGTGGCGCGTGAATGCTTGGTCTGAACTTTCGGCACTTGCGACATCCTTTGTAACCGCCATCATTCTTAAAATCTTTGCCAGCCCATGGTTCGCCGCAAAATATCTCACGGTCGAGAAGCTGGCTTCTATGCCACAATGGCTTGGCTCAACGCTCAAGTTCCTTCATACGATGGTGTTCCCGACTACCCTACTCGTGCTGGTGCCAGTTTGCACGATTGTCTGGTTGCTTGTTACGTTTCTCACTAAACCAGTTGATGATGCAACTTTAATAGAATTCTATAAACGAGTGCGTCCCCCCGGGCCAGGTTGGAATCGAATCAGGAAGCTCATGGAAAATGATGCACCTTATCCGATTGGGAGTATAAAGAAAAACCTTGTGAGCTACATAATTGGCATAGTGTCAGTGTATAGCGCGTTATTTGGCATCGGCCGGTTGATTCTGGGTCCCTGGAGTGTTGGGCTGGCGCTCCTTGCCGTGTCGGTCATTGGTGGTTTCCTTCTATCGCGCCGGCTTTCCGAAGAAAAGTTTGCTTAG
- a CDS encoding DUF3084 domain-containing protein: MTWRTIVAIAVFVGVCGFIAYWGDMLGRRLGKRRLSLFGMRPRYTAIVTTTITGMIIAILTISFMMIASEQARILILQGEKLIRQNKVYRKEYIAAKEAIERATKELTRQQEFVAEARRKAEDAVKQRDKLVAEIASLRKDLKTLKSDLSRNRAELEQRKAELAHSNEQLRQAKAELAARLIEVEKRKKEVAELAKRAEAYWGSLEAKGRQYAAMRQKTVIFRSNQEIVRKVVNCADSKANIRSQLVSLLNEASQRAETLGAKVGENGRAVEIYPKEIVSSNSGQRRFATEAENIDAVVDEISEGIGTVVVRLISADNAIEGETTLVDFVLNYNRLIYAPGDEVASTIINGNASRGEILGQLISFLKGEVRSAAIGKGVIPTYDEDGQMSVVEIPGEQLLETVDKIKSTGKPVEVRAIAKTQIWSADPVTLNFIIGEPS; encoded by the coding sequence ATGACGTGGCGAACAATTGTTGCAATCGCCGTATTCGTAGGAGTATGCGGCTTCATAGCGTATTGGGGAGATATGCTGGGAAGACGATTAGGCAAGCGTCGGCTCAGCCTTTTCGGAATGCGCCCCAGATATACAGCCATCGTCACCACCACAATCACTGGCATGATTATTGCCATCCTAACCATCAGCTTCATGATGATAGCAAGCGAACAAGCGCGAATTCTTATCCTACAAGGCGAAAAGCTAATTAGACAAAATAAAGTTTACCGAAAAGAATACATCGCAGCAAAGGAAGCCATAGAGCGGGCAACGAAAGAACTAACCCGCCAGCAAGAGTTTGTAGCTGAGGCACGGCGAAAAGCAGAAGACGCAGTGAAACAACGAGACAAGTTGGTGGCAGAAATTGCTAGCCTCAGAAAAGATTTGAAGACACTCAAATCAGACCTTTCCCGCAATCGCGCTGAGCTAGAGCAAAGAAAAGCAGAGCTTGCACACTCCAACGAACAACTTCGTCAAGCGAAAGCCGAGCTGGCGGCCAGGCTGATCGAGGTTGAGAAGCGCAAAAAAGAAGTTGCTGAGCTTGCAAAGCGAGCCGAAGCATATTGGGGAAGCTTGGAAGCAAAAGGCAGGCAGTATGCAGCCATGCGCCAAAAAACTGTTATATTCAGATCCAACCAAGAAATTGTCAGAAAAGTAGTTAATTGTGCCGATTCAAAAGCAAACATCCGGTCTCAACTAGTAAGCTTGCTTAACGAGGCTAGCCAACGTGCAGAAACATTAGGAGCCAAAGTGGGCGAAAATGGACGCGCTGTCGAAATATATCCAAAAGAGATTGTGAGTAGCAACTCAGGGCAGAGACGGTTCGCAACCGAGGCTGAGAACATCGATGCCGTGGTAGACGAAATCTCCGAAGGCATTGGCACGGTGGTTGTAAGACTAATTTCAGCCGACAACGCAATCGAAGGCGAAACTACGCTGGTAGACTTTGTGCTGAACTACAACCGCCTAATATACGCACCTGGGGACGAAGTTGCAAGCACAATTATCAATGGGAATGCTTCTCGTGGCGAAATCCTCGGACAATTGATTAGCTTTCTCAAGGGCGAAGTTCGCTCAGCAGCAATCGGGAAAGGCGTTATTCCTACGTATGATGAAGATGGTCAGATGTCCGTCGTAGAAATACCAGGTGAGCAACTATTGGAGACAGTCGACAAAATCAAATCTACTGGAAAGCCTGTAGAAGTAAGGGCAATAGCCAAGACTCAGATATGGTCAGCAGACCCCGTTACCCTCAATTTCATAATCGGTGAGCCTTCATGA